One Armatimonadota bacterium genomic window carries:
- the serS gene encoding serine--tRNA ligase, producing MGAGRGGACRVARAGGRTTAGWRTCGPGRRGGGGQDPGHGGIAMLDLKQIRENPERFKDGLRKRGRDPGPIDAVIEADLSRRSLLQEIEALRARQNRASAEIPGLKGKDRDARIAEMKALSARLKELEPRLASVESDLDGLMRSLPNHPDETVPEGSESSANVVVRKWGTPSEFDFTPRDHVEIGTSLGILDFERGSRASGSRFYYMRGEGVMLEMALARMAMDLLTGEGFTLLGTPMLVRTGVITGAWGGAALDTQQTYKVEDENLALIGTSEQPLAAYHMDETLDASALPLRYGGVSWCFRREAGSYGRDVRGLYRVHQFFKIEMFSYTHPDRSSEEHEYLVGLEERFVQALGLPHRVVLLCGGDLGLGMAKTYDIETWMPGRGGYSETHSCSNAGSFQARRLGTRFREGPRGGTDFVHTLNGTLVATGRAMIAILENGQQADGSVKLPEVLVPYMGWRTELRGG from the coding sequence ATGGGTGCAGGACGAGGCGGTGCTTGCCGGGTTGCTCGCGCTGGAGGCCGTACTACCGCAGGTTGGCGGACCTGCGGGCCGGGGCGCCGAGGCGGCGGCGGCCAAGATCCTGGCCACGGAGGGATAGCCATGCTGGATCTTAAGCAGATCCGAGAGAACCCCGAAAGGTTCAAGGACGGGCTGCGCAAGCGAGGCCGCGATCCCGGTCCTATTGACGCGGTGATAGAGGCCGACCTCAGCCGGCGCTCTCTCCTGCAGGAGATCGAGGCGCTGCGTGCCCGCCAGAACCGCGCGTCCGCCGAGATCCCGGGCCTCAAGGGGAAGGACCGGGATGCGCGTATCGCCGAGATGAAGGCCCTCTCGGCCCGCCTCAAGGAGCTGGAGCCACGCCTGGCCAGCGTCGAGTCCGATCTCGATGGCCTGATGCGTTCGCTACCCAACCATCCCGACGAAACCGTGCCCGAGGGGTCCGAGTCCTCGGCCAACGTGGTGGTACGCAAGTGGGGGACGCCGTCCGAGTTTGACTTCACCCCGCGCGACCACGTGGAGATCGGGACCAGTCTGGGCATACTCGACTTCGAGCGCGGATCCCGGGCTTCGGGGTCGCGGTTCTACTATATGCGCGGCGAGGGCGTCATGCTGGAGATGGCGCTGGCGCGTATGGCAATGGATCTGCTCACGGGAGAAGGCTTCACGCTGCTGGGGACGCCGATGCTCGTGCGTACCGGCGTGATCACAGGCGCGTGGGGCGGCGCGGCGCTGGACACCCAGCAGACCTACAAGGTCGAGGACGAAAACCTGGCGCTAATCGGAACCAGCGAGCAGCCGCTGGCGGCTTACCACATGGACGAAACGCTCGACGCCTCGGCGCTGCCGTTGCGGTATGGCGGCGTATCCTGGTGCTTCCGCCGCGAAGCCGGCTCCTACGGCCGCGACGTACGCGGGCTGTACCGCGTGCACCAGTTCTTCAAGATAGAGATGTTCTCGTACACCCATCCCGACCGGTCGTCCGAGGAGCACGAGTACCTGGTCGGGCTCGAGGAGCGCTTCGTGCAGGCGCTGGGTCTCCCCCACCGCGTAGTGTTGCTGTGCGGCGGCGACCTCGGGTTGGGGATGGCAAAGACCTATGACATCGAAACATGGATGCCGGGCCGCGGCGGGTACAGCGAAACGCACTCGTGCAGCAACGCGGGAAGCTTCCAGGCCCGCCGGCTGGGGACCAGATTCCGGGAAGGTCCGCGCGGCGGCACGGACTTCGTGCACACGCTGAACGGCACGCTGGTGGCCACCGGCCGCGCCATGATTGCTATTCTAGAGAACGGTCAACAGGCCGACGGCAGCGTGAAGCTACCCGAGGTGCTGGTGCCCTACATGGGATGGCGGACCGAGCTGCGTGGTGGATAG
- a CDS encoding alanine--glyoxylate aminotransferase family protein: protein MPWNQSGTAGTRPVSDETGRFTSRRLIVRQYLLIPGPTPLPDEVLAASATQMAGHRTPEFARLFAETLKAVGRVLMTRGTILPFAASGTGGLEATIVNLCSPGDTVVAVCGGAFGERFADIAEAFGVKVNRVEVPWGQAADPEAVRRALQETPDARAVLVAHSETSTGVRNDLAAIASAAREFPALVVADAVSSAGAVELRTDEWGVDVVITASQKALMAPPGVALISVSDRAWEAVKAARLPRFYWSFDRTRAELGDMEAFTPFTPAISVVRALHAGLRLVEAEGLETRWARHRRTARAVRAGVRALGLRVVPREEDASEAVTAVWVPDGVDSKELLTRLRTKHGVVLAGGPGRMRGKIFRFGHLGWVQDEAVLAGLLALEAVLPQVGGPAGRGAEAAAAKILATEG from the coding sequence ATGCCCTGGAACCAGAGTGGCACCGCGGGAACCCGCCCCGTCTCTGACGAGACGGGGCGTTTCACTTCCAGGAGGTTGATCGTGCGGCAGTACCTGCTGATTCCCGGACCGACCCCGCTTCCCGACGAGGTGCTCGCGGCCTCTGCGACCCAGATGGCCGGCCACCGGACCCCTGAGTTCGCACGCCTGTTTGCCGAGACGCTGAAAGCAGTCGGGCGTGTCCTGATGACCCGCGGCACCATCTTGCCCTTTGCGGCCTCGGGCACCGGCGGGTTGGAGGCAACGATCGTCAATCTCTGCTCTCCAGGGGACACCGTGGTGGCGGTGTGCGGCGGCGCGTTCGGCGAGCGGTTCGCCGACATAGCCGAGGCCTTTGGCGTCAAGGTCAACCGGGTGGAGGTGCCCTGGGGGCAGGCCGCCGATCCCGAGGCGGTGCGCCGGGCGCTTCAGGAGACCCCGGACGCGCGGGCGGTTCTGGTGGCGCACAGCGAGACCTCAACAGGTGTGCGCAACGACCTGGCCGCAATCGCGTCGGCGGCGCGCGAGTTTCCGGCGCTGGTGGTTGCGGATGCGGTCAGCTCCGCGGGCGCGGTCGAGCTGCGCACCGACGAGTGGGGGGTTGATGTTGTAATCACCGCGTCCCAGAAGGCGCTCATGGCGCCGCCAGGGGTGGCCCTGATCAGCGTCTCGGATCGTGCCTGGGAGGCGGTGAAGGCCGCGCGGCTCCCCAGGTTCTACTGGTCGTTCGATAGGACACGGGCCGAACTGGGAGACATGGAAGCATTCACGCCGTTCACCCCGGCAATCAGCGTTGTGCGCGCGCTGCACGCCGGATTGCGGCTGGTCGAGGCAGAGGGCCTGGAGACGCGGTGGGCGCGACACCGCCGTACCGCGAGGGCCGTGCGGGCCGGGGTCCGCGCGCTGGGCCTGCGGGTAGTTCCCCGTGAGGAAGACGCCAGCGAGGCGGTCACCGCGGTGTGGGTGCCGGACGGCGTTGATTCGAAGGAGCTGCTCACCCGGCTGCGCACCAAGCACGGCGTTGTGCTCGCGGGTGGCCCTGGGCGGATGCGGGGGAAGATCTTCCGGTTTGGGCACCTGGGATGGGTGCAGGACGAGGCGGTGCTTGCCGGGTTGCTCGCGCTGGAGGCCGTACTACCGCAGGTTGGCGGACCTGCGGGCCGGGGCGCCGAGGCGGCGGCGGCCAAGATCCTGGCCACGGAGGGATAG
- a CDS encoding NAD(P)/FAD-dependent oxidoreductase, producing MGTVQPRIVVAGGGFAGLESAFYLRMRLAERARITLISDQEQFLFKPNTIYIPFGLDPETLKIPLAKPTQRKGITFVKGAVNGVDSQAKTVQVDGQKLPYDYLVVATGAGMRPDEIPGLREYAQTVWTPEEMLRLRGSFDALLADAREGRRRQVLFLIPPNNKCSGPLYEMVFMLDTWLRQKGARSAVEIAWSTFEARYIQVFGPRLNEVVTGEFARRGITGHTQHVVERVDRGEVVYRNGRRLPYDLLVSFPPYIAATPFAGLPSDERGFLQTDLGTRQVVGHPDIYAAGDAGDFPVKQAFLAFLQADAAAEHLAAQVLGTEPAFGFQPVSMCVMEQFDKATFAQVPLRLTGNPALPVEVQPDAMDLYRVGSSAPWRLGKKLLGIYLPWRFGAGEPFHAGMPWKVMDVGLKLMSRVMAS from the coding sequence ATGGGTACAGTTCAACCGCGGATCGTGGTCGCAGGCGGAGGGTTCGCCGGGCTGGAGTCCGCCTTCTACCTGAGGATGCGCCTGGCCGAGCGGGCGAGGATCACCCTCATCTCCGATCAAGAGCAGTTCCTCTTCAAGCCGAACACGATCTACATTCCCTTCGGCCTCGACCCGGAGACCCTGAAGATTCCGCTTGCCAAGCCTACTCAGCGCAAGGGGATCACCTTCGTCAAGGGCGCGGTCAACGGGGTGGACTCCCAGGCCAAGACCGTCCAGGTTGACGGCCAGAAGCTTCCCTACGATTATCTTGTGGTGGCCACCGGCGCCGGTATGCGTCCCGATGAGATCCCCGGACTCCGCGAGTACGCGCAGACAGTCTGGACTCCCGAGGAGATGCTCCGGCTGCGGGGGTCGTTCGATGCGCTCCTGGCAGATGCCCGGGAGGGGCGGCGCAGGCAGGTGCTGTTCCTGATTCCACCCAACAACAAGTGCTCAGGCCCTCTCTATGAAATGGTCTTCATGCTCGACACGTGGCTGCGCCAGAAGGGAGCGCGCAGCGCTGTCGAGATTGCCTGGTCCACATTCGAGGCAAGGTACATCCAGGTCTTTGGCCCGCGCCTCAACGAGGTGGTGACGGGCGAGTTTGCCCGACGGGGCATCACCGGCCACACCCAGCATGTGGTCGAGCGGGTGGATCGCGGCGAGGTGGTGTACCGGAACGGACGTCGCCTCCCCTACGATCTCCTTGTCTCGTTCCCTCCATACATCGCAGCGACCCCCTTCGCAGGCCTGCCATCCGACGAACGGGGATTCCTCCAGACCGATCTGGGGACTCGCCAGGTGGTGGGACACCCCGACATCTATGCCGCAGGGGATGCCGGGGATTTCCCGGTCAAGCAGGCCTTTCTTGCCTTCCTCCAGGCCGACGCGGCCGCGGAGCACCTGGCCGCGCAGGTTCTGGGGACCGAGCCGGCGTTCGGGTTTCAGCCCGTCAGCATGTGCGTGATGGAGCAGTTCGACAAGGCCACCTTTGCACAGGTGCCACTGCGCCTGACCGGGAATCCTGCGCTGCCCGTTGAGGTACAACCCGACGCGATGGATCTCTACAGGGTCGGGTCATCGGCCCCCTGGCGGCTCGGCAAGAAACTCCTTGGGATCTATCTGCCGTGGCGATTTGGTGCAGGAGAGCCGTTCCATGCCGGCATGCCGTGGAAGGTAATGGATGTTGGCCTGAAGCTGATGTCGCGGGTGATGGCCTCCTAG
- a CDS encoding DUF2892 domain-containing protein has protein sequence MKPNMGTADRTIRIIVAILIGILYFTGKISGTLAIVLGIVAVIFLLTSFVGTCPLYMPFGISTRKQG, from the coding sequence ATGAAGCCGAACATGGGAACCGCTGATAGGACCATCCGCATCATAGTCGCGATCTTGATCGGCATCCTGTACTTCACCGGGAAGATAAGCGGCACGCTCGCGATCGTGCTGGGTATTGTCGCCGTCATCTTCCTGCTGACGAGCTTCGTCGGCACGTGCCCGCTCTACATGCCATTTGGCATCTCGACCAGGAAGCAAGGATAG
- a CDS encoding ABC transporter substrate-binding protein → MCRHARALAAVSAILMVGAAFSGAAPSQAGPGATTQAAEQPFRGGVLRIAHTGEPPTLDLHWTTGGPTQDVAIHMFEGLFALSARYEARPLLVERWTVTPDRRTYTFVLRRGVLFHHGREMTSGDVVASLQRWGQLAARGRELFRDIERLTAPDAFTVMMRLRESNGLVPLALAIPSQGAVIYPREVIEEAGAGIIRRLIGTGPYRFVEHLPDVHIRLERFDRYRSREEPPDGLAGRREPFLDALLFLPVPDASVRIAGVLRGDYHFAHSVPHDEYPRLQGARGVTLHPITTPAWAGFVLNHRSGLMTDRALRRAVVAAIDEEAVLRGTYGPRQFWRATPSFFPREHPLWTEAGEPVYRQRDPSGARRLLTEAGYRGQPLRWMVSSEMPHHMTAATIAKSQLEQAGFTVELQVMDWATLVSRRARSEGWEVFATTFAFVPDPVFLLPLQPSWPGWYQDREMAAHLRLLVRHTNPAVRAAIWARAQQRFYDEAVAVRLGDWFPLLLHRAELRGVVGGPGTFHWNEWFSRTP, encoded by the coding sequence ATGTGTAGGCACGCCCGAGCGCTTGCGGCCGTCTCCGCGATCCTGATGGTGGGCGCGGCGTTCTCAGGCGCCGCACCGTCGCAGGCCGGTCCCGGCGCCACCACGCAGGCCGCCGAGCAGCCCTTCCGCGGCGGAGTGCTGCGCATCGCCCACACCGGCGAGCCGCCCACCCTCGACCTCCACTGGACCACGGGCGGGCCCACGCAGGACGTGGCCATCCACATGTTCGAGGGGCTCTTTGCCCTCTCGGCACGGTACGAGGCGCGGCCTCTGCTCGTTGAGCGCTGGACCGTAACGCCGGACCGCCGCACCTACACCTTCGTGCTCCGTCGCGGCGTGCTCTTCCACCACGGCAGAGAGATGACCTCGGGCGACGTTGTCGCCTCCCTGCAGAGGTGGGGGCAGCTTGCCGCGCGCGGCCGCGAGCTGTTCCGCGACATCGAGCGGCTGACTGCACCCGACGCCTTCACCGTGATGATGCGCCTGCGCGAGTCCAACGGGCTCGTGCCCCTGGCGCTGGCCATCCCTAGCCAGGGGGCCGTGATCTACCCGCGCGAGGTGATAGAGGAGGCCGGGGCAGGCATCATCCGCCGCCTCATAGGCACCGGGCCGTACCGGTTCGTGGAGCACCTGCCCGACGTTCACATCCGGCTGGAGCGGTTCGATCGGTACCGCTCCCGCGAGGAGCCGCCCGACGGCCTGGCCGGCCGGCGCGAGCCCTTTCTCGACGCGCTGCTCTTCCTGCCTGTTCCCGATGCCTCGGTACGGATCGCCGGCGTGCTGCGGGGTGACTACCACTTCGCCCACTCGGTTCCCCACGATGAGTATCCCCGGCTCCAGGGCGCGCGCGGGGTCACGCTTCATCCGATCACCACGCCTGCGTGGGCGGGCTTCGTCCTCAACCACCGTAGCGGGTTGATGACAGACCGGGCGCTGCGCCGGGCTGTCGTCGCCGCGATTGACGAAGAGGCGGTCCTGCGCGGTACGTACGGCCCACGGCAGTTCTGGCGCGCCACGCCGTCCTTCTTCCCTCGCGAGCACCCCTTGTGGACCGAGGCCGGTGAGCCGGTCTACCGGCAGCGCGACCCATCCGGTGCGCGCCGGCTGTTGACCGAGGCCGGATACCGCGGCCAGCCGCTGCGCTGGATGGTCAGCAGCGAGATGCCGCACCACATGACCGCTGCCACGATTGCCAAGTCACAACTGGAGCAGGCCGGCTTCACGGTTGAGCTGCAGGTGATGGACTGGGCCACCCTGGTCTCCCGCCGTGCGCGGTCCGAGGGATGGGAGGTGTTCGCGACCACGTTCGCGTTCGTGCCCGATCCCGTCTTCCTGCTTCCGCTGCAGCCGTCGTGGCCCGGGTGGTATCAGGACCGCGAGATGGCGGCGCACCTGCGGCTGCTGGTGCGTCACACCAACCCCGCGGTGCGCGCCGCGATCTGGGCGCGCGCGCAGCAGCGATTCTACGATGAGGCCGTCGCGGTGCGGCTGGGTGACTGGTTTCCCCTGCTGCTTCACCGTGCCGAGCTGCGCGGCGTGGTCGGAGGTCCTGGGACGTTTCACTGGAACGAGTGGTTCAGCCGAACCCCCTAG
- a CDS encoding archease, with protein sequence MGTFEVIEHTADIGIIARGATLVEVFEAAAEGMFSLMVDPGTVENRAWLEREVEAEDHEGLLVDWLNNLLAVVNIEAFVPVAFVVEQVSPSRLRATVHGEPVDPNRHRFRRDIKAATYHMVEVRQADVGWTARVIFDV encoded by the coding sequence ATGGGTACCTTCGAGGTTATCGAGCACACAGCCGACATAGGAATCATCGCGCGGGGCGCAACGTTGGTCGAGGTGTTCGAGGCCGCGGCCGAGGGCATGTTCTCGCTCATGGTAGACCCGGGCACCGTGGAGAACCGGGCATGGCTGGAGCGCGAGGTGGAGGCCGAAGACCATGAGGGGCTTCTGGTGGACTGGCTCAACAACCTGCTGGCGGTGGTTAACATCGAGGCCTTTGTGCCGGTCGCCTTCGTGGTTGAGCAGGTCAGCCCCAGCCGGCTGCGCGCAACCGTGCACGGGGAGCCGGTTGACCCGAACCGCCACCGCTTCCGCCGCGACATCAAGGCGGCGACCTATCACATGGTGGAGGTCAGGCAGGCCGACGTGGGCTGGACGGCGAGGGTGATCTTCGATGTGTAG
- the selD gene encoding selenide, water dikinase SelD translates to MTDRERIRLTSLVACAGUASKLSPGDLAHVLRHLPKPSDPNLLLGIGTGDDAAVYRLSDESALVLTVDVFTPVVDDPYEYGLIAAANAFSDVYAKGGRPLLALNIAAFPRKMPLEILAEMLRGGADKAAEAGVLIVGGHTIDDPEPKYGLAVTGLVHPARFVSNAGARPGDVLYLTKPLGLGVITTGIKQEKTAPEVAAEAVRVMTALNRDASEAMLKAGAHACTDVTGFGLLGHLYEMVEASGAGARIRAAAVPVLDGARSLAGQGAVAGGTTRNLEWLEDKVRWADGVDEVTRILLADAQTSGGLLIASAPERTDALEDALRTRGVETIARIGEITAPGQIPIEVAGDP, encoded by the coding sequence GTGACCGATCGTGAGCGCATCCGGCTCACGTCGCTGGTCGCCTGCGCCGGCTGAGCGTCTAAGCTCTCACCGGGCGACCTGGCGCACGTGCTGCGCCACCTTCCAAAACCAAGCGACCCGAACCTGTTGCTCGGGATCGGGACCGGCGACGACGCGGCCGTCTACCGGCTGAGCGACGAGAGCGCGCTCGTGCTGACGGTGGACGTCTTCACGCCGGTTGTGGACGATCCGTACGAGTACGGTCTCATTGCCGCTGCCAACGCCTTCTCGGACGTCTACGCCAAGGGAGGCCGTCCGCTGCTGGCCCTCAACATCGCTGCGTTCCCCCGCAAGATGCCGCTGGAGATCCTGGCCGAGATGCTCCGCGGCGGCGCCGATAAGGCGGCGGAGGCAGGCGTGCTGATCGTCGGCGGGCACACCATTGACGACCCCGAGCCCAAGTACGGGCTGGCGGTCACCGGGCTGGTGCACCCGGCGAGATTCGTCTCCAACGCGGGCGCGCGGCCGGGCGACGTGCTCTACCTCACGAAGCCGCTCGGCCTGGGCGTCATTACCACCGGCATCAAGCAGGAGAAGACCGCGCCGGAGGTCGCGGCAGAAGCGGTGCGCGTCATGACGGCCCTCAACCGCGACGCCTCCGAGGCGATGCTGAAGGCCGGTGCACATGCCTGCACTGATGTCACCGGTTTCGGACTGCTCGGGCACCTCTACGAGATGGTGGAGGCCAGCGGCGCCGGCGCGCGCATCAGGGCGGCGGCTGTGCCGGTCCTGGATGGCGCCCGGTCTCTGGCCGGGCAGGGGGCCGTAGCAGGAGGGACCACGCGGAACCTCGAGTGGCTGGAGGACAAGGTGCGCTGGGCGGACGGGGTGGACGAGGTGACGCGGATCCTCCTGGCCGACGCGCAGACCTCAGGCGGGCTGCTGATCGCGAGCGCGCCGGAGCGGACGGACGCGCTCGAGGACGCGCTCCGCACGCGCGGCGTGGAGACCATCGCGCGTATTGGAGAGATCACCGCCCCAGGCCAGATCCCGATCGAGGTAGCCGGCGATCCCTAA
- a CDS encoding protease inhibitor I42 family protein yields MGQGSLRPAGGLRAAAPVRGRAPPVAGVWCSATGFCQTQRGETLMTGGQLLKCVAGSLLVVFLSSACAPRSAPSGAVASTPTPAQAQFPDPFLYCAAVGTIDAPDARYVGPAVPGPVIKGLRKLAGIADDAPDDVVAAGTVWRCKDGHVWACFVGANLPCSKANTSATPQSEMIVFCKKAPTARSIPAAVTGHETIYDWRCVDGTPRVVGQRFTTDAQGFVSDFWYELPAPGVVVSASRGQPRPTVTELTARDSGSAVTLRVGDALRVALEGNPTTGYTWGLAPGAGTLLQQEGDPEFEPYTRATGSGGTFTLRFKAIRQGKERLKLIYHRTFEPNVPPLKTFEVRLAVRR; encoded by the coding sequence ATGGGCCAGGGATCGCTTCGGCCCGCTGGCGGGCTACGCGCAGCAGCACCTGTTCGTGGGCGCGCGCCTCCTGTAGCTGGGGTATGGTGCAGTGCGACCGGTTTCTGTCAGACGCAGAGGGGAGAGACCCTGATGACCGGCGGGCAGCTGCTCAAATGCGTAGCCGGTTCTTTGCTCGTGGTGTTCCTGTCATCGGCATGCGCGCCACGGAGCGCCCCGTCTGGGGCCGTTGCTTCCACGCCGACACCGGCGCAGGCCCAGTTTCCGGACCCTTTCCTGTACTGCGCGGCGGTCGGCACCATTGATGCGCCAGATGCACGGTATGTTGGCCCTGCGGTGCCCGGGCCAGTCATCAAGGGCCTGAGGAAACTGGCCGGGATCGCGGACGATGCGCCGGACGATGTGGTTGCGGCAGGGACCGTGTGGCGGTGTAAGGACGGCCACGTTTGGGCCTGTTTCGTGGGCGCCAATCTGCCGTGCTCGAAGGCGAACACCAGTGCCACCCCACAATCCGAGATGATCGTCTTCTGTAAGAAGGCCCCGACGGCTCGCAGCATTCCGGCGGCCGTTACCGGCCATGAAACGATCTATGACTGGCGTTGCGTGGACGGCACGCCCAGGGTGGTCGGACAGCGCTTCACCACGGACGCACAAGGGTTTGTGTCGGATTTCTGGTATGAACTGCCAGCGCCCGGAGTTGTCGTGTCTGCGTCTCGCGGCCAGCCCCGGCCAACCGTGACAGAGCTGACCGCCAGGGATTCCGGATCAGCTGTAACATTGCGTGTGGGCGATGCCCTTCGTGTCGCGCTCGAAGGCAACCCTACCACGGGCTACACGTGGGGGCTTGCGCCAGGAGCAGGGACGCTGCTGCAGCAGGAGGGAGACCCGGAGTTCGAACCCTACACCCGCGCAACAGGGTCCGGCGGCACATTCACGCTCAGGTTCAAGGCAATCCGGCAGGGGAAGGAACGGTTGAAGCTGATCTATCACCGAACCTTCGAACCGAACGTGCCGCCACTCAAGACCTTCGAGGTCAGGCTCGCCGTAAGGAGGTAG
- a CDS encoding NUDIX domain-containing protein, whose protein sequence is MGVFTPRPHRDGPTAVYLRTLCFVFHGDDVLLIHRQHEPDAGFWNAIGGKIDRGEDPLDAARRELMEEAGIEPPLEFRGVATAVVRATGEYWTIFLFSARVENRAVAASHEGPLRWVSPDGLTALPIFPDIPLLLPYVREPHRPAVIAKFVYATTDPGSLESADIR, encoded by the coding sequence ATGGGAGTGTTCACGCCGCGCCCGCACCGTGATGGACCCACCGCGGTCTATCTGCGGACGCTCTGTTTCGTCTTCCACGGAGACGACGTGCTCCTGATCCACCGACAGCACGAGCCCGACGCCGGCTTCTGGAACGCCATCGGAGGCAAGATAGACCGCGGCGAAGACCCTCTCGATGCCGCGCGGCGGGAGTTGATGGAGGAAGCGGGCATTGAGCCGCCCCTCGAGTTCCGCGGTGTGGCCACCGCCGTCGTGCGCGCCACAGGTGAGTACTGGACGATCTTCCTTTTCTCCGCGCGCGTGGAGAACCGGGCCGTCGCGGCCTCCCACGAAGGCCCGTTGCGGTGGGTCTCGCCCGACGGGCTGACGGCTCTGCCGATCTTCCCCGACATCCCGCTCCTGCTGCCCTATGTCAGGGAGCCGCACCGACCGGCAGTGATCGCCAAGTTCGTCTATGCGACCACGGACCCAGGCTCGCTGGAATCCGCGGACATAAGGTGA
- the trpS gene encoding tryptophan--tRNA ligase, with product MKKGRLLTGDRPTGKLHLGHYVGTLANRVRLQDEYDCFFLLADYHILTTRLDHLEEIEENIREIVLDYLSVGIDPERSTIVLQSAVPQIPELQLILSMLVAVPRLQRVPTLKEQMRDLHIKQPSAGLLGYPVLQAADILSVRGEIVPVGRDQASHLELTREIARRFNELFAPVFPEPETLIGEVGTLPGTDGTAKMSKSLGNVIYLSDDADTVTQRVMRMYTDPKRIHPTDPGTVEGNPVFTYHEAFNADQAEVEDLKERYRAGRVGDVEVKRRLARALNAFLDPIRERRAGFAARAGHVEEIVTDGSRRAREIAGETLARAREAMKLAYYR from the coding sequence ATGAAGAAGGGACGGCTGCTGACCGGGGATCGTCCCACAGGGAAACTCCACCTGGGACACTACGTCGGCACGCTCGCCAACCGCGTCCGGCTGCAGGACGAGTACGACTGCTTCTTCCTGCTAGCGGACTACCACATCCTGACCACCCGGCTGGACCACCTGGAGGAGATCGAGGAGAACATCCGCGAGATCGTGCTGGACTACCTGAGTGTGGGGATTGATCCAGAGCGATCCACGATCGTCCTTCAATCGGCGGTCCCGCAGATTCCTGAGCTGCAGTTGATCCTGTCGATGCTGGTGGCCGTGCCGCGGCTGCAGCGGGTTCCGACGCTGAAGGAGCAGATGCGCGATCTTCACATCAAGCAGCCCTCCGCGGGGCTGCTCGGATATCCGGTGCTGCAGGCGGCGGACATCCTGAGCGTGCGCGGCGAGATCGTCCCGGTGGGCAGGGACCAGGCCTCGCACCTGGAGCTCACCCGCGAGATCGCGCGGCGGTTCAACGAGCTGTTCGCGCCGGTGTTCCCCGAACCCGAGACCCTCATCGGTGAGGTCGGCACGCTGCCAGGTACCGACGGCACGGCCAAGATGAGCAAGTCCCTGGGCAACGTTATCTACCTCTCGGACGACGCCGATACCGTGACGCAGCGCGTGATGCGCATGTACACCGATCCAAAGCGTATCCACCCGACCGATCCGGGCACAGTCGAGGGCAATCCGGTGTTCACCTACCACGAGGCGTTCAACGCGGACCAGGCCGAGGTGGAGGACCTTAAGGAGCGCTATCGTGCCGGCCGGGTCGGCGACGTTGAGGTGAAGAGGCGGCTGGCCCGCGCGTTGAATGCCTTTCTCGACCCGATCCGCGAGAGGCGCGCCGGGTTCGCGGCGCGGGCCGGGCACGTCGAGGAGATTGTCACCGATGGCAGCCGGCGGGCGCGCGAGATCGCGGGCGAGACGCTCGCGCGCGCCCGCGAAGCGATGAAGCTGGCGTACTATCGCTGA
- a CDS encoding prephenate dehydrogenase/arogenate dehydrogenase family protein — translation MDGPAGTPGSFPRTAAVVGLGVIGGSLALRLRAVGVRVLGVDVDPGALELAADRGAIDAGSADLGCVAEADLVIVATPLERVVATAIAASRWMRHGAVLTDVGSVKAPIVAAVDAVLAGGIRFVGGHPMAGNEGQGMASASAELLDGRPFVLTPTALTAPEAVAAMQGAVMRLGMHPVILDPVAHDEMVAQVSHLPYLVSMALDRTVAADARAIGGPAHEEMTRIARSPAEMWAAICRANRDAILRALTRYEAELARLRRSVEDGTPEEGLLGGGEARDTMGGRR, via the coding sequence ATGGACGGTCCGGCCGGGACGCCCGGGTCATTTCCCCGCACCGCGGCCGTCGTTGGCCTGGGGGTGATCGGCGGGTCGCTGGCCCTGCGCCTGCGGGCGGTCGGGGTCCGCGTGCTCGGCGTAGACGTGGATCCCGGCGCGCTCGAGCTGGCAGCAGATCGTGGCGCGATTGATGCCGGCAGCGCTGATCTCGGTTGTGTGGCCGAGGCCGATCTCGTCATCGTTGCGACGCCGCTGGAGCGGGTGGTGGCAACAGCGATTGCCGCCTCCCGGTGGATGCGCCATGGCGCGGTGCTCACTGACGTCGGGAGCGTAAAGGCACCGATCGTCGCGGCCGTGGATGCGGTGCTGGCGGGTGGCATTCGGTTCGTGGGCGGGCACCCCATGGCAGGGAACGAGGGACAGGGGATGGCCTCGGCAAGTGCCGAACTGCTTGACGGGCGCCCGTTCGTCCTGACGCCCACGGCGCTCACGGCGCCCGAGGCGGTCGCGGCGATGCAGGGGGCCGTTATGCGCCTCGGCATGCATCCGGTGATACTCGATCCGGTGGCGCACGACGAGATGGTGGCACAGGTGAGCCACCTGCCGTATCTTGTCAGCATGGCGCTTGATCGGACGGTCGCCGCGGACGCTCGCGCGATCGGTGGTCCTGCGCACGAGGAGATGACGCGGATAGCACGCAGCCCCGCGGAGATGTGGGCCGCGATCTGCCGGGCCAACCGCGACGCGATCCTAAGAGCGCTGACGCGCTACGAGGCCGAGCTGGCGCGGCTGCGCAGGAGCGTCGAGGACGGGACGCCGGAAGAAGGTCTCCTCGGCGGGGGGGAGGCACGGGACACGATGGGAGGACGACGATGA